One window of the Rosa rugosa chromosome 3, drRosRugo1.1, whole genome shotgun sequence genome contains the following:
- the LOC133738233 gene encoding probable calcium-binding protein CML41: protein MKIKENGSKPYKWFFTGKNMFKLNLSFRASKPKSHSPSLSSSLPTQNCNSVARNEELAKVFDHFDTNKDGKISGDELQAYFMSIGEPMSTHEAQSVIKELDNDGDNLLEFDDFVKLMRREDIDANENDDLKNAFEMFEVDKGCGCITPKGLQNMFNRLGDAKSYDECVSMIGVFDLDGNGVLDFNEFLKMMIST from the coding sequence ATGAAGATCAAGGAAAATGGCTCAAAGCCCTACAAATGGTTTTTCACTGGTAAGAATATGTTTAAGCTAAACCTCTCTTTCCGTGCTTCAAAACCCAAAAGCCATAGCCCTTCTTTATCTTCATCTCTTCCTACTCAAAATTGTAACAGTGTCGCAAGAAATGAGGAGCTTGCAAAAGTTTTTGATCATTTTGACACCAACAAAGACGGTAAGATCTCAGGCGACGAACTTCAAGCTTACTTCATGTCAATTGGGGAACCCATGTCCACTCATGAGGCTCAAAGTGTGATAAAAGAATTGGACAATGATGGTGATAACTTGTTGGAGTTTGATGACTTCGTCAAATTGATGAGGCGAGAGGATATTGATGCCAATGAAAATGACGATCTAAAGAACGCTTTTGAGATGTTTGAAGTTGATAAAGGTTGCGGATGCATAACACCAAAAGGATTGCAAAACATGTTCAATCGACTAGGAGATGCCAAATCCTATGATGAGTGTGTATCCATGATCGGTGTCTTTGATCTTGACGGAAATGGAGTCCTCGATTTCAATGAATTTCTGAAGATGATGATTTCAACATGA